The following proteins are encoded in a genomic region of Necator americanus strain Aroian chromosome II, whole genome shotgun sequence:
- a CDS encoding hypothetical protein (NECATOR_CHRII.G5752.T1), producing MDAKPENPVKAEQSVHFPFLQNGMHGGQLGRNPFYDTNTVAPQKQTNDVFSGMNLSMQAFNTNATPVKEEQLPQFNMSSCFNYSSLKLPACHPGTFSQPDPYQILGPTCSRLAHSGSGQTQLWQFLLELLADKRYDDVITWEGTQGEFKLVDPDEVARKWGERKSKPNMNYDKMSRALRYYYDKNIMCKVHGKRYAYKFDFQGIAQALQPQSGGASSDYLSPQTVNRLQQDFMQGGWSANYRSLIPTGLQTSGAFFNPSTMGYGGFGGGNSSALQRNFPIYGSNMTNYSKCL from the exons ATGGACGCCAAGCCGGAAAACCCAGTCAAGGCCGAGCAGTCCGTCCACTTTCCATTCCTACAG AATGGCATGCATGGAGGTCAGCTCGGACGAAATCCATTCTACGATACGAATACAGTGGCACcacagaaacaaacaaatg aCGTTTTCTCGGGTATGAATTTATCCATGCAAGCGTTCAACACCAATGCTACACCGGTGAAGGAAGAACAG CTGCCGCAATTCAACATGAGCTCATGTTTCAACTATTCAAGTCTCAAGCTTCCAGCCTGTCATCCAGGAACGTTCTCTCAACCGG ATCCATACCAAATCCTTGGTCCAACTTGCAGTCGCCTCGCGCACTCTG GAAGTGGGCAGACCCAACTGTGGCAGTTTCTGCTTGAGTTGCTGGCTGACAAACGATATGACGATGTCATTACTTGGGAGGGCACTCAGGGAGAGTTCAAACTGGTGGACCCGGATGAAGTGGCAAG gaaGTGGGGTGAACGGAAATCGAAACCGAACATGAATTACGACAAGATGTCACGTGCACTTCGCTACTACTACGACAAGAATATTATGTGCAAGGTGCATGGCAAAAGATATGCATACAAGTTCGATTTCCAAG GGATAGCTCAGGCATTGCAACCGCAGTCAGGAGGTGCCAGTTCTGACTATCTGTCTCCACAAACGGTGAATCGGTTGCAGCAGGATTTTATGCAGGGAGGGTGGTCCGCCAACTACAGATCGTTGATCCCGACCGGCTTACAG ACAAGTGGTGCCTTTTTCAATCCGTCAACGATGGGATACGGCGGATTTGGGGGTGGAAATAGCTCGGcgcttcaaagaaattttcccaTCTACGGATCGAACATGACCAACTACTCAAAATGcttgtga
- a CDS encoding hypothetical protein (NECATOR_CHRII.G5753.T1), with protein sequence MDIVSASSSRRSNRVDSSVFKDGSPHRRWDKPRDDCLRVLEETFEEDIRGINMNRQPEELDKKLGLPGTQKFASAPLESTLDDAR encoded by the exons ATGGATATTGTCTCTGCGAGCTCTAGCAGAAGATCAAACAGAGTGGACTCAagtgtgttcaaggacggttCACCTCATCGAAGATGGGATAAGCCCC GAGATGATTGCCTTAGAGTACTAGAGGAAACATTCGAAGAAGACATCCGAGGAATCAACATGAACCGACAGCCGGAAGAATTGGACAAGAAACTAGGGTTGCCAGGGACACAGAAGTTTGCTTCTGCGCCTCTGGAATCCACTCTGGACGATGCCAGATAG
- a CDS encoding hypothetical protein (NECATOR_CHRII.G5754.T1), giving the protein MKGCSSALNIANIRSRRSNRTRLEETFQQFPQPTSPITEPEHAQRTMNTVVSEKPPTESDILACIQKILKNGKPDGYDGICAGTLKSFPSSAIRQMAKIIRYNRGIPD; this is encoded by the coding sequence atgaaggGATGCTCATCTGCCCTCAACATTGCCAACATACGCAGTCGACGAAGCAACCGAACCCGTCTGGAGGAAACATTTCAACAGTTTCCTCAGCCGACAAGCCCCATCACTGAACCCGAGCATGCCCAAAGAACAATGAACACCGTGGTCAGCGAAAAACCACCGACCGAATCGGACATTCTGgcctgtattcaaaaaattttaaaaaatggaaaacctGATGGATATGATGGAATATGTGCAGGAACGCTAAAATCATTTCCTTCATCTGCGATCCGACAGATggcaaagatcatccgttatAACCGAGGAATACCTGACTAG
- a CDS encoding hypothetical protein (NECATOR_CHRII.G5755.T1) has protein sequence MAGLKDKECRTKFRQRVPIHVGVRTTKKFSDADSFTMCIQDTARETLPLLLPRKKFAFASTEAKSTYNSVRVARNPGEFNQEKRLRRKLRRQLQEDRENERKSRVKEFDRVCEDKNA, from the coding sequence atggcaggtcttaAAGacaaagaatgcagaacgaaattccgccaacgtgtgccTATTCacgttggagtacggaccacgAAGAAGTTTAgtgatgcggattccttcacaatgTGCATCCAGGACACTGCAAGGGAAACACTCCCgcttctattgccgcggaagaagtttgcctttgcatctacggaagcaaaatccacgtacaattctgtacgTGTCGCGCGCAACCCTGGTGagttcaaccaggaaaagcgtctcaGAAGGAAGCtacgtcgtcaactgcaagaAGACCGCGAGAACGAACGGAAGTCAAGAGTGAAGGAGTTTGATAGAGTGTGCGAGGACAAGAATGCGTAG